A portion of the Deinococcus humi genome contains these proteins:
- a CDS encoding IS630 family transposase, which translates to MDGKLRLSFLDQTGLGLMLSIGATWTPRGSGCQFEIPTRWGSNGRINLMGCLTLDSAVTRLDVRELNGNCTGEQVIEFLDTFAQRCDPQRWTVVVLDNAPFHKGAALRQRIPHWETLGLYLRYLPPYAPMLNLIEAVWRRLKGFLLPRRCYDTVAELRKALYAALTVLDAQFI; encoded by the coding sequence TTGGACGGCAAACTCCGCTTAAGCTTTCTGGATCAGACCGGATTGGGTCTGATGCTCTCGATCGGTGCGACCTGGACGCCTCGGGGCTCGGGCTGTCAGTTTGAGATCCCCACGCGGTGGGGATCGAACGGCCGGATCAACCTGATGGGCTGTCTCACCCTCGACAGCGCCGTGACCCGTTTGGACGTGCGGGAACTGAACGGGAACTGCACCGGCGAACAGGTCATTGAGTTTCTCGACACCTTCGCCCAGCGCTGTGATCCACAGCGCTGGACCGTCGTCGTTCTGGACAATGCGCCCTTTCACAAGGGCGCAGCGCTGCGTCAGCGAATCCCGCACTGGGAGACCCTGGGCTTATATCTCCGGTATCTGCCGCCCTACGCGCCAATGTTGAACCTGATTGAGGCCGTCTGGCGACGACTTAAGGGATTTTTGCTGCCCAGGCGCTGCTATGACACTGTCGCCGAATTGCGCAAGGCCCTCTACGCGGCCTTAACGGTTCTGGACGCTCAATTTATCTAA